A genomic segment from Candidatus Pacearchaeota archaeon encodes:
- a CDS encoding radical SAM protein, whose product MIKGYSLQDLTVNLFLTSFCNLDCKWCIARDYMSECRKPMFIQEDMILELEKRIRKEPPKQINLLGGEPTLHPHALEIGRRFYNCGTSIGLSTNGLWNRKFRKEFERIEYPIETEITFLGWHHYSSNQKKELIETFEQLRQKGGVVSIGAIIDSDNFSGIEHLDIAEKYHFELRWSFSEPIVSSGNLFGYKSQNTLRKYGKRIYEIVQEANKRGIETWGDICVPHCAFSESQLEIFAKQENDVSFICPPFFDISPDLTIWRCLPLRIYKIDDLKKYGTFLEAYNALKNYECRNNSGVFGECKSCCYLNSVCSGGPRIVKDFKKS is encoded by the coding sequence ATGATAAAAGGTTATAGTCTACAAGATCTAACTGTAAATCTGTTCCTAACATCCTTTTGTAACTTGGATTGTAAATGGTGCATCGCAAGAGATTATATGTCTGAATGCCGGAAACCAATGTTTATACAAGAGGATATGATTTTAGAATTAGAAAAAAGAATAAGAAAAGAACCTCCAAAACAAATCAATCTTCTTGGAGGAGAGCCGACTCTTCACCCCCATGCACTAGAAATTGGAAGAAGATTTTATAATTGTGGCACTTCAATAGGCTTGAGTACAAACGGGCTTTGGAATAGAAAATTTAGAAAAGAATTTGAAAGAATAGAATACCCTATAGAAACAGAAATAACTTTTTTAGGATGGCATCATTATAGCTCTAATCAAAAAAAAGAACTCATTGAGACTTTTGAACAACTTAGACAAAAAGGAGGTGTTGTTTCAATTGGTGCAATAATAGATTCTGATAACTTTAGTGGTATTGAACATTTAGATATAGCTGAAAAATATCATTTCGAACTTAGATGGTCATTTTCAGAACCTATAGTTAGCTCTGGCAATCTTTTTGGATATAAGAGCCAGAATACTTTACGAAAGTATGGAAAAAGAATTTATGAAATCGTACAAGAAGCAAATAAAAGAGGCATTGAAACTTGGGGCGATATATGCGTCCCTCATTGTGCATTCAGTGAATCTCAATTAGAAATCTTTGCAAAACAAGAGAATGATGTTTCTTTTATTTGCCCCCCATTTTTTGATATATCCCCTGATTTAACTATTTGGAGATGCCTCCCTTTAAGAATATATAAAATTGACGATTTAAAGAAGTATGGGACCTTCTTAGAAGCTTACAATGCGTTAAAGAATTATGAATGTCGCAATAACTCAGGAGTATTTGGAGAGTGCAAATCTTGTTGTTATCTTAATTCTGTTTGTAGTGGTGGCCCTAGAATTGTGAAAGATTTTAAAAAAAGCTAA
- a CDS encoding methyltransferase domain-containing protein, which yields MHSNKFYFDKIYKRKNFKFEEDSGLVKDILKLKKSGSVLDLGCGEGGNALYLAKKGFCVTCVDISRTAIKKIKERAKKEKIKINTKVADLEFFKITKKYDIIISTGTFHFLNYQKGIELIKRMKKMTKKQGVNIIISFTEQDPTFNKKRLYFRNNQLKEIYSDWKIIKYLKFKEKDEHMVHSLVKIIALNDC from the coding sequence ATGCATTCAAATAAATTTTATTTTGATAAGATATACAAAAGAAAGAATTTTAAATTCGAAGAAGATTCGGGATTGGTAAAAGATATTTTAAAGTTGAAAAAATCTGGAAGTGTTTTGGATTTAGGTTGCGGCGAAGGCGGAAATGCCCTTTATCTTGCAAAAAAAGGATTCTGTGTTACTTGTGTGGATATATCAAGAACAGCAATAAAAAAAATAAAGGAAAGAGCAAAAAAGGAAAAAATAAAAATAAACACGAAAGTCGCCGATTTGGAGTTTTTCAAGATAACAAAAAAATACGACATAATAATCTCTACAGGAACATTTCACTTCCTAAATTATCAAAAAGGGATAGAACTTATAAAAAGAATGAAAAAAATGACAAAAAAACAAGGAGTTAATATAATTATTTCATTTACTGAACAAGACCCGACTTTTAATAAAAAAAGATTATATTTTAGAAATAACCAACTAAAAGAGATATATTCTGATTGGAAGATAATTAAATACCTTAAATTTAAAGAAAAAGACGAACATATGGTTCATTCTCTAGTTAAAATAATTGCGTTAAATGATTGTTAA
- a CDS encoding S-adenosylmethionine decarboxylase, translating into MINKIHNFIFILKTKTKDILDDRKKVYSILDTISSLLDSKIIRRTYKYYNHQGINICYFLSTSHIIYSSYPEYNIVIIEASICTKPHKLKELIKYLKKNFDCKSLKIKKYSIRLK; encoded by the coding sequence ATGATAAATAAAATACATAATTTTATTTTTATTTTAAAGACAAAAACAAAAGATATCTTAGATGACAGAAAAAAGGTTTACAGTATTCTTGATACTATTTCTAGTTTACTTGATTCTAAAATTATAAGAAGAACATATAAATATTATAATCATCAAGGAATAAATATCTGCTATTTTTTGTCTACAAGTCATATTATATATAGCTCTTATCCTGAGTATAATATTGTCATAATAGAAGCTTCTATATGTACAAAACCGCATAAATTAAAAGAATTAATAAAATATCTTAAGAAAAACTTTGATTGCAAGAGCTTAAAAATTAAAAAATATTCAATTAGATTAAAATGA
- a CDS encoding bis-aminopropyl spermidine synthase family protein, whose product MNRIKEIEESIKRRYSFMDFMRSESKVEDILMDLWILYQKNPCKIANYLNNCDIQSKFSSKKWFFPKEIERFRKINSPTLKYSQLYTDKRTMFKKLDLFKDSLNKFSIKKILILGDDDLLSIFLAANFNKLKIDVLEIDTRIINYIEKVSKKKRYKINTFHYDVREPLPKKFLKSYDYFFFDSSHCLGGYISFLTRVINCLSKNGFGGQFVIQLVDDIPIFTYKERKKLFNFIKSHGLKINKIEKKAVTYDCPEILIKRFIKELLNLFQQDVSKLKLISFLKRFGFSEFLPGVSLSPETIIELKITKNFKYPKNDFYDRSKEKKWGKMYFYQYYEKK is encoded by the coding sequence ATGAACAGAATAAAAGAAATAGAAGAGAGTATCAAAAGAAGATATTCTTTTATGGATTTTATGAGATCTGAATCAAAAGTTGAGGACATACTGATGGACTTATGGATTCTATATCAAAAAAATCCTTGTAAAATTGCAAATTATTTAAATAATTGCGATATTCAAAGCAAGTTTAGTTCAAAAAAATGGTTTTTCCCAAAAGAAATTGAGAGGTTTAGAAAAATTAATTCCCCTACATTGAAGTATTCTCAGCTATATACAGACAAACGAACGATGTTTAAAAAACTAGACCTTTTTAAGGATTCATTAAACAAATTTTCTATTAAAAAAATCTTAATCTTAGGAGATGATGATCTATTAAGTATTTTTTTAGCTGCAAATTTCAATAAATTAAAAATAGATGTTTTAGAGATAGATACAAGAATTATAAATTACATTGAGAAGGTTTCTAAAAAAAAGAGATATAAGATTAACACCTTTCATTATGATGTGAGAGAACCTTTACCTAAAAAATTTTTAAAGTCTTATGATTATTTCTTTTTTGATTCTTCACATTGTCTTGGTGGGTATATTTCTTTTTTAACAAGAGTAATAAACTGTTTATCAAAAAATGGTTTCGGCGGCCAATTCGTTATTCAATTAGTTGACGATATTCCTATATTCACATATAAAGAAAGAAAAAAATTATTTAATTTTATTAAATCGCACGGATTAAAAATAAATAAAATAGAAAAGAAAGCAGTTACTTACGATTGCCCGGAAATATTAATTAAAAGATTTATCAAAGAGTTATTAAATTTATTTCAACAAGATGTATCAAAATTAAAACTTATTAGTTTTTTAAAGCGTTTTGGTTTTTCTGAATTTCTTCCAGGAGTTTCATTATCGCCTGAAACAATAATTGAATTAAAAATAACAAAAAATTTTAAATACCCAAAAAATGATTTTTATGATAGATCAAAAGAAAAGAAATGGGGGAAAATGTACTTTTACCAATATTATGAGAAAAAATAA
- a CDS encoding GNAT family N-acetyltransferase, whose product MKIKLARKEYLEVFIPTKQEFNEDYGISEKSENFIIEEFEDYLKRGCIILAAIDKSKIIGYLAGIIEEYLYEKFGYIGEVFISKKFRNKGISTKLKDKFIEFLKSKNINLCRIDVNPDNSAQEVYKKWGFKIDRYRMSLKLSKKLTTATP is encoded by the coding sequence ATGAAGATTAAATTAGCAAGAAAAGAATACTTAGAAGTATTTATACCAACAAAACAAGAATTTAACGAAGATTATGGGATTTCTGAAAAATCAGAAAATTTTATTATTGAAGAATTTGAAGACTATCTAAAAAGAGGGTGTATAATCCTGGCGGCGATAGATAAATCCAAAATTATAGGATATCTTGCAGGAATAATTGAAGAATATTTATATGAGAAATTTGGTTATATCGGAGAAGTTTTTATTTCAAAGAAATTCAGAAATAAAGGAATTTCAACTAAATTAAAAGATAAATTTATTGAATTTCTTAAATCAAAAAATATTAATTTATGTAGAATAGATGTAAATCCAGATAATTCTGCTCAAGAAGTTTATAAAAAGTGGGGTTTCAAGATAGATAGATATAGAATGAGTTTAAAGTTATCTAAGAAATTAACAACGGCGACCCCCTAA
- a CDS encoding radical SAM protein has protein sequence MIEKLHYYSIPHLIHIETTYGCNQGCIFCYNPNRNYSIDYKKLDKIIDSVYKSKIPHVYLIGGEPSLLSVKKLNEYIDKLSKYSSVTIVTNGFKYMKGLSKNLACLGIPIHGDKKTHEYLTNNPKSYNKIISNIKKYIEEGFDVRIIPVLTSINYNQMYNIIKLSTKLGAESVFVDRFEPGGIGSKLTKKLLPSTKQFKIALDQMIKAKKDFGIPLGFGTAIPYCLDKRLIDENIYANCGAGITFGAINPNGDFRICNQSLKVYGNVLKEPLEKIWNKKELDEFRNLSWVNEPCKSCNLLYECLGGCKVDSNFPGEFCIDYSVRCCKEPLNKIKIKTKKLIFKVPTNMRRFKKNRYLKLNDFHKEIYIVTRYQTVEIDESTKRIVKFILKNEDYILEKEILDKFSNDFEKKDLRELLSKFIYIGAIDEI, from the coding sequence ATGATAGAAAAACTACATTATTATAGTATACCCCATTTAATTCATATTGAAACAACTTATGGATGCAATCAGGGATGTATTTTTTGTTATAATCCTAATAGAAATTACTCTATTGATTATAAAAAATTAGACAAAATTATAGATAGTGTTTATAAATCAAAAATACCCCATGTTTATCTTATTGGAGGGGAACCTTCACTTTTAAGTGTTAAAAAATTAAATGAATATATAGATAAACTTTCAAAATATTCTTCAGTTACAATTGTAACTAATGGTTTTAAGTATATGAAAGGTCTCTCAAAAAATCTCGCTTGCTTAGGCATCCCAATTCATGGAGATAAAAAAACCCATGAATATTTAACTAATAATCCTAAAAGTTATAATAAAATAATTAGTAATATAAAAAAATATATTGAAGAAGGTTTTGATGTAAGAATTATCCCTGTTTTGACATCTATTAATTATAATCAGATGTATAATATAATTAAACTCTCTACTAAATTAGGAGCGGAAAGTGTTTTTGTAGATAGATTTGAGCCAGGAGGAATTGGTAGCAAATTAACAAAAAAACTTTTACCTTCAACCAAACAGTTTAAAATTGCTTTAGATCAAATGATAAAAGCAAAAAAAGATTTCGGAATTCCTCTTGGTTTTGGTACAGCAATTCCTTATTGTTTAGACAAAAGATTAATTGATGAAAATATTTATGCAAATTGCGGAGCAGGGATAACTTTTGGAGCTATAAATCCAAATGGCGATTTTAGAATTTGTAATCAATCTTTAAAGGTTTATGGAAATGTTTTAAAAGAACCATTAGAAAAAATTTGGAATAAAAAAGAATTAGACGAATTTAGAAATTTAAGTTGGGTTAATGAGCCTTGTAAAAGTTGTAATTTACTCTACGAATGTTTAGGAGGTTGTAAGGTTGATTCTAATTTCCCTGGAGAATTTTGTATTGATTATTCTGTAAGATGTTGTAAAGAACCTCTTAATAAAATTAAAATTAAAACAAAAAAACTAATATTTAAAGTACCAACAAACATGAGAAGATTTAAGAAAAATAGATATTTAAAATTAAATGATTTTCATAAAGAAATTTATATTGTTACAAGGTATCAAACAGTAGAGATTGATGAATCTACTAAAAGAATAGTAAAGTTTATTTTAAAGAATGAAGATTATATTTTAGAGAAAGAAATTTTAGATAAATTTTCAAATGATTTTGAAAAAAAAGATTTAAGAGAGCTACTTTCAAAATTTATATATATCGGAGCAATAGATGAAATATAA
- a CDS encoding radical SAM protein — protein MKYKNFIQRCDWEITTKCNLNCKHCLINYKPKKELSTKECFLVIDLLKKLGCKQINFTGGEALIKKNFLKILKYSYERGIVNNLFTNGTQINSKNIIFLKKYINYIGVSIEGMKEENDFIRGKNSYNKVKRTLVLLNKEKIPFGIYMTLNKKNILNLKKILKKIVKYNPKNISLNELVFRGKAKKNKKKVYVKINNKEILRILKEIFPDERFRIERGCNINPKNIFLTSEGKFYFCTEIRQCKKTKFLGSFFPPNFHKFKKFSNNFSKKNLPKNCPYFSYISKNIKLNLLTGKKCPFIK, from the coding sequence ATGAAATATAAAAATTTTATTCAAAGATGTGATTGGGAAATAACAACAAAGTGTAATCTTAATTGTAAACATTGTTTAATTAATTATAAGCCGAAAAAAGAACTTTCTACTAAAGAGTGTTTTTTAGTGATAGATCTATTAAAAAAATTGGGGTGCAAGCAGATAAATTTTACTGGTGGCGAAGCTCTTATCAAAAAAAATTTTTTAAAAATTTTAAAGTACTCTTATGAAAGAGGGATAGTAAATAACCTTTTTACAAATGGAACACAGATTAATAGTAAAAATATTATTTTTCTTAAAAAATACATTAATTATATTGGAGTAAGTATTGAAGGAATGAAAGAAGAAAATGATTTTATTAGGGGAAAAAACTCTTACAACAAAGTAAAAAGAACATTAGTATTATTAAATAAAGAAAAAATTCCTTTTGGAATTTATATGACTTTAAATAAAAAGAACATATTAAATCTCAAAAAAATTCTTAAAAAAATTGTTAAATATAATCCTAAAAATATTAGTTTAAACGAACTCGTTTTTAGGGGAAAAGCTAAAAAAAATAAAAAAAAAGTATATGTAAAAATAAATAATAAAGAAATCTTAAGAATTTTAAAAGAAATTTTTCCTGACGAAAGATTTAGAATTGAGAGGGGTTGTAATATTAATCCAAAAAATATTTTTCTAACCTCTGAAGGAAAGTTTTATTTCTGTACGGAAATAAGGCAATGTAAAAAAACAAAATTTTTAGGAAGTTTTTTTCCTCCCAATTTTCATAAATTCAAAAAATTCTCAAATAATTTTTCTAAAAAGAATTTGCCAAAAAATTGCCCTTATTTCTCTTATATTTCAAAAAATATAAAATTAAATCTTTTAACAGGTAAAAAATGCCCATTTATAAAATAA
- a CDS encoding methyltransferase domain-containing protein, with product MKKNKNLENYLFKEMEREFNRNQRKKVSSKKDKGWFVKNDRPEEYLGDPFLYYSDEEVEKYARSGGMRRAQEKIAYRVLELLELEPGKSLLDIGSGPGYTAEVYRSAGYNVVCMDLIPKMIEKAKEKGFEAYVGDMRDIKELFNGRKFDGVVSVSALQWIKDKNDIKKVAQGIYSVLNEGGPLIIQFYPKSEKELKEIARIFTNNGFYGEIIIDWPDIPKKRTIYLVMKRY from the coding sequence ATGAAAAAGAATAAAAATTTAGAAAATTATTTATTTAAAGAAATGGAAAGGGAATTTAACAGAAATCAAAGAAAAAAAGTAAGCTCAAAGAAAGATAAAGGATGGTTTGTAAAAAATGATAGACCTGAAGAATATTTAGGAGATCCCTTTCTTTATTATAGTGATGAAGAAGTAGAAAAATATGCACGTTCTGGAGGTATGAGAAGAGCGCAAGAAAAAATTGCGTATAGAGTTTTAGAACTTTTAGAATTAGAACCAGGAAAATCTTTATTAGATATTGGTTCAGGGCCAGGATATACCGCGGAGGTTTATCGCTCTGCTGGATATAATGTGGTATGTATGGATTTAATTCCAAAAATGATAGAAAAAGCAAAAGAAAAAGGATTTGAAGCTTATGTTGGGGATATGAGAGATATTAAAGAATTATTTAATGGTCGTAAATTTGATGGAGTTGTTTCTGTTTCCGCTCTTCAGTGGATCAAAGACAAAAATGACATAAAAAAAGTAGCTCAAGGAATTTATTCTGTTTTAAATGAGGGAGGGCCTCTTATTATTCAATTTTATCCAAAAAGTGAAAAAGAATTAAAAGAGATTGCTAGAATTTTTACTAATAATGGTTTTTATGGAGAAATAATTATTGATTGGCCAGATATACCAAAAAAAAGAACAATTTATTTAGTCATGAAAAGATATTAA
- a CDS encoding aminoacyl--tRNA ligase-related protein: MKDKRKTQREIISEKIKREYFILTQKGEEYSINLDNKEEVERVLSKVGSQELKTYVTNIELGMMPKKESPSIKEMQQQELVGYAPEADSGHFKFYPKGNLIFELIKDWCDEIAIKRLNCMKIETPVMYNWADPEIKEQGGSFHERHYTVKCPDEPEKELVMRFAGDFGLFKIMKNAKFSYKNLPLRIYEFSKSFRYEQAGELSGLKRLRAFHMPDIHSFTADVESGWEEYKELYRNYDDLTKGLGIKYAIAFRIVKDFYEKYKEQIIEMLKYSGMPAFIETLSEMKHYWAVKHEFQGLDSVGGSTQLATVQLDVKDSETYGITYVDKDGKNKGCIIVHSSIGSIERLLYCILENAFTQSKKMLPYWLCPTQLRIAPLSEKYLEESINLAKRFNSYGIRTDVDDRNETIQKKVLNAENEWIRYLIVYGEKEMKEKQYSVRERESGKIIKFSEEELKRKLLEQQQGMPYRDLPLPLCISKRPIFYG; encoded by the coding sequence ATGAAAGATAAAAGAAAAACACAACGAGAAATAATAAGTGAAAAAATAAAAAGAGAGTATTTTATTTTGACACAAAAAGGTGAAGAATATTCGATAAATTTGGATAACAAAGAAGAAGTTGAAAGAGTATTATCTAAAGTAGGCAGTCAAGAATTGAAGACTTATGTAACAAATATAGAATTGGGCATGATGCCTAAAAAAGAGTCTCCTTCAATAAAAGAGATGCAACAACAAGAACTTGTTGGTTATGCTCCTGAAGCAGATTCTGGGCATTTTAAGTTTTATCCAAAGGGTAATTTGATTTTTGAATTAATCAAAGATTGGTGTGATGAAATTGCTATTAAAAGACTTAACTGTATGAAAATAGAAACACCAGTAATGTATAATTGGGCAGATCCAGAAATAAAAGAACAAGGAGGAAGTTTTCATGAAAGACATTATACTGTTAAATGTCCTGATGAGCCAGAAAAAGAGCTTGTGATGAGATTTGCAGGAGATTTTGGTTTATTTAAAATTATGAAAAATGCTAAGTTTTCTTATAAAAATCTTCCTTTAAGAATTTATGAATTTAGCAAGAGTTTTAGATATGAACAAGCTGGAGAACTTTCTGGGCTTAAAAGATTAAGAGCATTTCATATGCCTGATATTCATAGTTTTACTGCTGATGTAGAGAGTGGATGGGAAGAATATAAAGAACTTTATAGAAATTATGATGATTTAACTAAAGGATTAGGAATAAAATATGCTATTGCTTTTAGAATTGTTAAAGATTTTTATGAAAAATATAAAGAACAAATTATTGAGATGTTGAAATATTCTGGTATGCCAGCATTTATAGAAACTCTTTCTGAAATGAAGCACTATTGGGCAGTTAAGCATGAATTTCAAGGTTTAGATTCTGTTGGTGGTTCTACACAACTTGCTACAGTTCAATTGGATGTTAAAGATTCAGAAACATATGGCATAACTTATGTGGATAAAGATGGTAAGAATAAAGGATGTATTATAGTTCACAGTTCTATAGGAAGTATAGAAAGATTATTATATTGTATTTTAGAAAATGCTTTTACACAATCAAAGAAAATGTTGCCATATTGGCTTTGTCCTACTCAATTACGAATTGCTCCTTTATCTGAAAAATATTTGGAAGAAAGTATAAATTTAGCAAAACGATTTAACTCTTATGGAATTAGAACTGATGTTGATGACAGAAATGAAACAATTCAGAAAAAGGTTTTAAATGCCGAAAATGAATGGATTAGGTATTTAATTGTTTATGGTGAAAAGGAAATGAAAGAGAAACAATATTCTGTTAGGGAAAGAGAAAGTGGCAAAATAATAAAATTTTCAGAAGAAGAATTAAAAAGAAAACTTTTGGAACAACAACAAGGAATGCCTTATCGCGACTTGCCCCTTCCACTATGCATAAGTAAAAGACCTATATTTTATGGTTAA
- a CDS encoding nucleotidyltransferase domain-containing protein has protein sequence MNAEEKKQEKNNLDNIKDHSEIYKKISNQIPEKGKKELELENVKKEIEKLKKEVIKKYSFVLAIGIIPPQANEKFVEEEIEEELPKEEIEQRKKLIHLAIIIPDEKIKELPKIKLDLIQKVKEYKQKVWLHFFSPNIIWEMCMDEKYDLVEALSMSFPLFDKGILGSLRLASIHKTLVLRKFEKYVVSYVIAGSLVRGEAKETSDVDVYVIINDTDVKRMNRFELKEKLRSIIYSYIIEASEIAGVKNKLNVQVYILTEFWESVKDANPVIFTFIRDGVPLFDQGTFMPWKLLLKMGKLKPSPEAIDMFMSIGDKIEEIAKKKLIDIVINEMYWGIVTPSQALLMLYGIPPLAPKETVSEMKKIFLDKEKILEKKYIDILEKIIKLYKAYEHDELKEIKGKEIDVLIEECREYMKRLKELRKQIEERVNEKTIEELYKNVIELMKNLFGRGSEKIYKEKIEEKIKNGIFPSYIIKLFNNLLKIKKEIKKASKHEVENARKDANILINYLTEYNQRQEFLKSEKNRYKIKIKDKIKELVILGKEVFLLDEKKVYRYNEEKEVFKESNIEEISNFISNKEEEIKLNDKFFSALKKQFGNYEITF, from the coding sequence ATGAATGCAGAAGAAAAAAAACAAGAAAAAAATAATTTAGATAATATCAAAGATCATTCTGAAATTTATAAAAAGATTTCTAATCAAATTCCTGAAAAAGGAAAAAAAGAATTGGAATTAGAAAATGTAAAAAAAGAAATTGAAAAATTAAAAAAAGAAGTAATAAAAAAGTATTCTTTTGTTCTTGCTATTGGAATTATTCCGCCACAAGCAAATGAAAAATTCGTAGAAGAAGAAATAGAAGAAGAGCTACCAAAAGAAGAGATAGAACAAAGAAAAAAATTAATTCATCTTGCTATAATAATACCGGATGAAAAAATTAAAGAATTACCAAAAATAAAATTAGATTTGATTCAGAAGGTAAAAGAATATAAACAAAAAGTATGGTTGCATTTTTTTTCTCCTAATATAATATGGGAAATGTGTATGGATGAAAAGTATGATTTAGTTGAAGCATTATCTATGTCTTTTCCTTTGTTTGATAAAGGAATTTTGGGATCTTTAAGATTAGCGTCAATTCATAAAACATTGGTGTTAAGGAAATTCGAAAAATATGTTGTAAGTTATGTTATTGCAGGATCTTTAGTTAGAGGAGAAGCAAAAGAGACTTCTGATGTTGATGTTTATGTAATTATAAATGATACTGATGTAAAAAGAATGAACAGATTTGAATTAAAAGAAAAACTCAGAAGTATTATCTATTCTTACATAATAGAGGCTTCGGAAATAGCTGGAGTAAAAAATAAGTTAAATGTACAAGTTTATATCTTAACAGAATTTTGGGAATCTGTAAAAGATGCAAATCCTGTAATTTTCACTTTTATTCGAGACGGGGTTCCTTTATTTGATCAAGGCACTTTTATGCCATGGAAATTGTTATTAAAAATGGGAAAATTAAAACCAAGCCCAGAAGCAATAGATATGTTCATGTCTATAGGAGATAAAATAGAAGAAATAGCTAAAAAAAAATTAATTGATATAGTAATTAATGAAATGTACTGGGGAATTGTAACTCCTTCTCAAGCATTATTGATGTTATATGGTATTCCTCCATTAGCACCAAAAGAAACTGTAAGTGAAATGAAAAAAATATTTTTAGATAAAGAGAAAATTCTTGAAAAAAAATATATTGATATACTAGAAAAAATTATAAAATTGTATAAAGCATATGAACATGATGAATTAAAAGAAATAAAAGGAAAAGAAATAGATGTTTTAATAGAAGAATGTCGAGAGTATATGAAAAGATTAAAAGAACTGAGAAAGCAAATAGAAGAGAGAGTTAATGAAAAAACAATAGAAGAATTATATAAGAATGTTATAGAATTAATGAAAAATTTATTTGGAAGAGGTAGTGAAAAAATTTACAAAGAAAAAATAGAAGAAAAAATAAAAAATGGAATTTTTCCTTCCTATATAATTAAACTATTTAATAATTTATTAAAGATTAAAAAAGAGATAAAAAAAGCATCTAAACATGAAGTAGAAAATGCAAGAAAAGATGCTAATATATTAATAAACTATTTAACTGAATATAATCAAAGACAAGAGTTTTTAAAATCAGAAAAAAACAGATATAAAATAAAAATAAAAGATAAAATAAAAGAATTAGTAATTTTAGGAAAAGAAGTATTTTTATTAGATGAGAAAAAAGTGTATAGGTATAACGAAGAAAAAGAGGTATTTAAAGAATCTAATATTGAAGAAATTTCAAATTTTATTTCAAATAAGGAAGAAGAAATTAAATTAAATGATAAATTTTTTTCTGCTCTAAAAAAACAATTTGGAAATTATGAAATAACCTTTTAA
- a CDS encoding 50S ribosomal protein L35ae: MAKVIQFRRGRHTLHKRHFIIDVGAKNKEEASKFIGKEVAWKSPSGKIIKGKISSCHGNKGLVRAIFEKGLPGQALNNEIEIIK, translated from the coding sequence ATGGCTAAAGTAATTCAATTTAGAAGAGGAAGGCATACTTTACATAAAAGGCATTTTATTATAGATGTTGGAGCAAAAAATAAAGAAGAGGCATCTAAGTTTATAGGAAAAGAAGTTGCATGGAAAAGTCCATCTGGAAAAATTATAAAAGGAAAGATTTCTTCTTGTCATGGAAATAAAGGATTAGTAAGAGCTATATTTGAAAAAGGTTTACCAGGCCAAGCGCTAAATAATGAAATTGAAATAATAAAATAA
- a CDS encoding 50S ribosomal protein L16: MALRKALAYSKKHVTPYTRKSTSKNKNYIKTVPPVKISKFQMGDLNGYKEGKYNIIIKLCSGEDVLIRDNALEAARQYVNKELEKNSAGQFYFELKVHPHHIIRENKTLTGAGADRMSKGMQHSFGTTIGRGAIVKKDKEIFLVATNNEKVKRIAIDALEKIKAKIPCHARIVLETKNK; this comes from the coding sequence ATGGCATTAAGAAAAGCTTTAGCATATAGTAAAAAACACGTAACACCTTATACTAGAAAGTCTACATCAAAAAATAAAAATTATATAAAAACTGTCCCTCCTGTAAAAATATCTAAATTTCAGATGGGAGATTTAAATGGTTATAAAGAAGGAAAGTATAATATAATTATAAAATTATGCTCAGGAGAAGATGTATTGATAAGAGATAATGCATTAGAAGCCGCAAGACAATATGTCAATAAAGAATTAGAAAAAAATTCTGCTGGTCAATTTTATTTTGAGCTGAAAGTTCATCCTCATCATATAATAAGAGAAAATAAAACATTAACAGGAGCTGGGGCTGATAGAATGTCTAAAGGAATGCAACATTCTTTCGGTACAACAATAGGAAGAGGTGCTATAGTAAAAAAAGATAAAGAAATATTTTTAGTAGCGACAAATAATGAAAAAGTAAAAAGAATAGCAATTGATGCTTTAGAAAAAATAAAGGCAAAAATTCCATGTCATGCAAGAATTGTTTTAGAAACAAAAAATAAATAA